In the Pseudonocardia sediminis genome, GTGGGTCGTGCGCGGATATCGTCGCCCTGACCGCGACATCCACGCACGGGCCCGGAGGGCACACCATGACCGAACTGATCGACCGGCTGCGCGCGGTGCAGGTGTCCTCGCTCTGCGACGCGGACAAGACCCTGCCGGTCATCGACCCGGCGTTGCAGGCCCTGCTGCCCGGGACGGCGATGGTGGGCCCTGCCGTCACCGTCACCTGTCACGACGACCACCTGCCGATGTTCGCCGCCCTGCGCGCCGCCGAGCCCGGATCGGTGCTCGTGGTGGCCACGAACGGCGGCGGGCGCGCCGTGTCCGGTGAGCTGTTCGCGACCGAGGCGGCCCGGCGCGGGCTGGCCGGGATCGTCGTCGACGGCTACTGCCGCGACCTGCGCGGCCTGCGCACGATCGGCCTGCCGGTGTTCGCCCGCGGCACCTGCCCCGCGTCGGGTTCGACGCGCGACCCGGGCCTCGTCGGGACCGAGGTCGGGATCGGCGGCGTCACCGTGTCCCCCGGTGACCTCGTGGCCGGTGACGACGACGGCCTGCTGATCGCCTCCGCCGCGCGTCTGGAGGCGGCGCTGCCGGTCGCCGAGGAGATCGAGCGTGCCGAGAAGGCGCTGGTCGAGGCGATGGCGCGGGGCGAGGAGCTGCATTCGCTGACCACGGTGGACGAGCACATCGCGGCGCTGGGCCGGGGCGAGGACTCGAAGCTGGGCTTCCTCGTCTGACCCGGGCGGGGGTCCGGCACCGGTCCGCACCCGTCCCGTGGTCGCACACGGACCAGCCCTCGACCACAGAGACGGAGCAGCACACCCCTCCACCCGGTGGTCCGGCGAGACGCCATCGCTATCCTCGACTGCCACGTTCCCCCGAATGCGCCCATCGACGGGCCCGCGGGTACGCACACAGCGGAGGCGGTGCGTCGCATGACCGATCGACAGCCCGACGACGGTGGCAGCCTGCTGGCCGACGCCGCCCGAAACGGCGACGGTCGGAACGGCGACGGTCGGAACGCGTGCCGCCGGTGCGCCGCGGCCGTCCCGTACGGCGATCGGTTCTGCCCCTCCTGCGGCACGGACCTCCGGATCCTGCGTGGCGGCACCACGGCGGTGACGGCCGGTGGCGAGCCCCCGCGGACCTGCCAGGACTGCGGCGGCGAGGGCGTACCCGGGCCGTCGATGCCCGGCCGCGCACCCGGGATCCAGTGGTGCGGCTCCTGCGGGGCGCGGCTCGGCGAGTCGGTGGACCGGGTCGAGGTCGACCTGGGCGTGCTGGCCGGGGTCAGCGACCGCGGGCTGGCGCACCGCCGCAACGAGGACGCCATCGCGCTCGGACGGGTGGTCGCCGCCGGGGACCGGCCGGAGGCCGCGGTCGTCTGCGACGGGGTGTCGAGCACCCACCGCCCGGAGGAGGCCGCCCGCGCCGCCGCCGACGCGACGCTCGACGTCCTGCTGTGCGAGCCGGGTGCGGGGCCGACGGCGCCGGGTCTGCGGATGCGGGCCGCGGTCTCCGCGGCGGTGTCGGCGGTCGCCGGGCTGGGCGGCGGCGCCGAGGGGCCGTCCTGCACGCTCGTCGCCGCGCACGTCGACGACGGCGAGGTCACCGTCGGCTGGGTCGGCGACAGCCGCGCCTACTGGCTACCGGACCACGGCGACGGACGGCTGCTCACCCGCGACCACTCGTGGGCGGTGGAGATGGTGGCGTTCGGCCTGCTCGACGCCGAGGCCGCGGCCCGGGACCGTCGCGCGCACGCGATCACCCGCTGGATCGGCCCGCAGGACCACCCGCAGCCCGACGTCACGACCCTGCGTCCGGACGGCCCGGGGATCCTGCTGCTGTGCAGCGACGGGCTGTGGAACTACCTGCCCGAGCCCGCCGAGCTGGCCGCGACCGTGCGCACCGCCGGCTCGACGATCGAGGCCGCGGACCTGCTCACCCGCGCCGCGCTGGACGCGGGCGGCCGGGACAACATCAGCGTCGTCGTCCTGCCCGTGGCGCCCTGAGCGGGCCGCGCCCTCTCAGGCCGCGTCGTCCCAGGACCACATCTCGTTCATCGGGGTGGTGCAGTCGGGACACGGCACGTCGACGCCCGCGGTCTCGTCCCCGGGCAGCTCGGCCTCGATCCCGCACCCGGCACACGAGCACCAGGCGGTCTCTCGCGATGCGTACATGTGTTCGAGGGTAACTACATCGGTGTCATTCGCAACCCGACCGTGACCCGCGTTTGCCTGGGAGCCGATCGGTTGCGACTCTCCCCCGGTGACCATCACCCGGCCGGGCCAGCTCGTCCACCGCCACCTGACCGACACCCGGGCGGGCTGGAGCACGGGCACGCTCGGCGCCATCGCCGAGTTCGTCCGGGAACCGCGTGAGCCGTGCACCGGTGTGGACGGCACCCGGGCCACCGACCGCGGTGCGATCGCGCTGTCGCCACCCTCCCATATCCGCGCCGTCGCCTACCGCACGCCGGCCGGCCCGGACCTGGCCTGGAACCACGCCGTGGCGTTCTGCGTACCGGTCGAGCAGGCGG is a window encoding:
- a CDS encoding protein phosphatase 2C domain-containing protein, whose translation is MTDRQPDDGGSLLADAARNGDGRNGDGRNACRRCAAAVPYGDRFCPSCGTDLRILRGGTTAVTAGGEPPRTCQDCGGEGVPGPSMPGRAPGIQWCGSCGARLGESVDRVEVDLGVLAGVSDRGLAHRRNEDAIALGRVVAAGDRPEAAVVCDGVSSTHRPEEAARAAADATLDVLLCEPGAGPTAPGLRMRAAVSAAVSAVAGLGGGAEGPSCTLVAAHVDDGEVTVGWVGDSRAYWLPDHGDGRLLTRDHSWAVEMVAFGLLDAEAAARDRRAHAITRWIGPQDHPQPDVTTLRPDGPGILLLCSDGLWNYLPEPAELAATVRTAGSTIEAADLLTRAALDAGGRDNISVVVLPVAP
- a CDS encoding RraA family protein; its protein translation is MTELIDRLRAVQVSSLCDADKTLPVIDPALQALLPGTAMVGPAVTVTCHDDHLPMFAALRAAEPGSVLVVATNGGGRAVSGELFATEAARRGLAGIVVDGYCRDLRGLRTIGLPVFARGTCPASGSTRDPGLVGTEVGIGGVTVSPGDLVAGDDDGLLIASAARLEAALPVAEEIERAEKALVEAMARGEELHSLTTVDEHIAALGRGEDSKLGFLV